GCGCTGCACCTCTTAGCGACGGGTATATGGTTGGGCGGCCTCCTGCCCCTTGCGCATTTGCTTTCTCGCGCTAGCGCAGCCGACGACGATAAAGCATTTTCTCTGCTTCAAACCAGCGTGCAGCGTTTTTCCAATTGGGCGTTGTTGTGTGCCGTTCTCATTGTCGTCACCGGCAGCGCCAACGCTTGGAATCTTGTCGGCGGCTTTCCCCAACTCTTTGGCAGTGAATACGGCAGGCTCTTGTTAGGCAAACTGGCTTTGCTGTTGCCGCTTCTCGCAGTCGCGGCGCGGAACCTTCGCCGCGTGAAACCCAGTTTGAGCGCACCCATCGCGAGTAACGGCCAATTCATTGAAAGCGTCTTGCGACTCCGGCGCAACGTGCTCCTCGAAACGACACTCGGTATGGCCATTCTACTGATCGTTGGTCATCTCGGCGTCACGCCGCCAGCGCGCCATGTGCAGCCGGACTGGCCTTTCCCCTTTCGCTGGGATTGGAGCGTGCTCGACAAAAGCGCCAAGGCTCGCGCGGAGTTTGACCGCGGCGTGGTTTGGGCCGTGGTCGGCGCCGGTGCGCTCCTGTGCCCGCTGCTGCGACGGCGGCGCCGAACCGTTACGACGCTCATCGGCGTCTCCGCCTTGGGATACGCGGGCTACGTGGTGAACGACCTTGTCGTCATCGACGCCTATCCAACCACTTACAAACGGCCGGGAGTTTCCTACAACGCGATTTCCGTCGCCAACGGCGGCGCACTGTACCATGAGAGCGGCTGTGTTTCGTGCCACGGCGTTAACGGCTATGGCGACGGGCCGAACGCCCAGGACCTCAATCCCAAGCCCGTCGACCTCACTGCGGCTCACGCCAACGCGCATACGGCCGGCGATCTGTACTGGTGGTTGAGCTATGGCGTGAAGCCGACGTCGGCGATGCCTGGCTTCAGCGAAAGTTTGAGTGAAGAAGAGCGCTGGGACCTGATCAATTACCTGCGCGCGCTGTCGAGCAGCAAGCGGGCTCGCGGGCTGGCACCACTGATCGAAGAAAAGCCGTGGCTGGTGGCGCCGGATTTCGCTTATACAACCGACAAAGGTGAAAGCAGAACGCTGCGCGATCACCGCGGCAACAAGATTGTCTTGCTCGTCTTGTTGAACTTGCCGAGCGCCGAGCGACGCCTGCGCGAGTTGGCCATCGCCATGCCGCAGCTCAGTGCTACCGGAGTCGAAGTGGTCGTCGTTCCTAACTCGATCGATCGGCAATTTGTCACCGGCAAATTGCCAGGAGCGATCGTCGACGAAGGGATTCGCGAAATTGGCGAGACTTACAAACTATTTGCCCGCTCGTTCACTGTCGAAGACATTGCCGCGGTTGCACCGCACGTGGAATACCTGGTCGACAAGCAGGGCTACGTTCGCGCCCGCTGGCTGCCTTCTGAAGGAGAAGGATGGCGCAAGTTGGAATTGTTAATGAAGCAGATCGATGCATTGCAACAAGAAAAACCCAGCGCGCCAGCGCCCGACGAGCACGTGCACTAGCAGCTATTTTCCGGTCGCTTTTCTGATCAAGTCGCTGATCGGTTGGAAATCGACCCATTCGGGGCGATTGATAAAAATATATTCGACGCCCTTGCGGCGGCGCGCCGCCGGCGCGACTAGTTCCGCCGGCAGGTCCTCGCGCAGCGAGGCGCGATCGTCCTCGTCCATGTTGGCCTGCTTGTAGGCGATCTGGCCTTCGCGCGACAGGTACCAGTTGATGAACACCGCCGCCGCGTTGGGATGGGGCGCGTCTTTGAGCATGCCGAGCGCGCCGCTGCCGGCGCCGATGCCGACCTTTTCTTTGAGCTGGTAAGGATCGAGCTCGGCCACGGGCAAACCCTGTTCAGCGGCGCGCTGCACGTCGCGGCACAATAGACAAAAGGAAAACTTACCGGCGGCGAGCCAATCGGTGCCCTGCTGCAGATTACGAAACAGGGTGGTGTCCATCTCGCCGTAGAGCCGTTCAAGAAACTTCGGCCCCACGTCTGGATTGTGGTAGAGCAAGGTCAGCGCCGTGGAGCCGGTCTGTCCCGAGCCGACGATGTCGAAGGCGAGCATCTTGCCTTTCCACTTCGGCTGCAAAACATCCCAGGTCGACTTGATCTCTTTGGGATCCACAAGCTTGGTGTTGTAGTACAGATTCGGCCCGAAGATGCTGCTCTCGTAAATAAACACGTGGGCGCCTTCTTCGTCGTTGTACCAGTGTTTGCCTTGCCACCAGTGGCTGGCGCGCACTTCGGGATGGACAAGAATCGGCGGCAGCGGCGCCAGCACTTTCGCTTTGCCGTGAAAATCGCGGTACACGGCGCGCGGGTTGGCGAGCAACACATCGGCGAGATATTTCCCGGCGCGGCGCTCCGAAGAGAGCAGGAGAATAACCTCATTGCCGCGCCCCGGCGTCACCGGCGTGAGCTTGATCTTCGGAAAGCGCTTTTGAAACGTCTGCCAGATGATCGGCAAGTTGCCGACCGAGTTGGTCGCGTAGACCCGGACCTCGCCCTCCTTCTCAGCCGCCTGAACCAGTTTTTCCCAGGTTGCCTGAGATGAAACGGGGGCTTGCCCAGCCGAACTCCCCGAAGGGCACGCCATGAAGATGAACAGCGCCGAGACGAAGCCCAAACGCGTTGATGACAGAAGCAAATGCATTGAAACCCCTTATAAGAAAACGCTGATGTTCTTCGCGTCTAAGACCGCCTGATCGAGAATGATCGTGCGGCGGGCGATTTTGAAGCTGCCGCCCGCGCGCCGCAGGAGGTCCTGCCGCGTGCCGACGAACATATCTTTGTCGCTTTCCATGCGCGTGCGGTAGCACATGAAGTTGGAGTGGACTTCGAGCTCTTTGCCGTCGTCTTTTTTAATCCGTACGTTGGTGATCAAATGGCGCGTACGCGACGGCGGCACTTCGGCCCAGGCGATTTTTGAGTAGGCGCGCTCGACGCGGATTTTGAGAGCTTTGATGTCGTCGTCGAAATAGTAACCCTCTCCTGGCGCAGATAATTCTTGTGTGACATCGCTCGGCCGTTCCAGCGTGTTGTGGCGGATCGGCATCCAGTAGCGGATGTCTTCGGTGAGCAGCGCGAACCACTCGCGCAACTTGCGATCGTCAAGCAGCTCGGCTTCGAGATAATAAAAGTCTTCGACCTGGTGGCGCAGCTCGCTATCCATGGCGCCCGTCCATGATCTCGTTCCAGCTTTTTGCTTGCAGCACTTTGGCCCAGTGCATGTACAAACTGAGTTGATTGTTGTCGCTAAACCGGCTCATGGTTTTACCCGGTAGATCGATCTCCACCGGCGGCTCGTTGCCGCTCATCTGATAATTCGCCGGATAGCGCTGGCCAATCAGACTTCGCGCCGCGCCGGTCACCTGAATCCAATTGTCCATATCGTCCTGTTCGAACACGCCGCTCGGGCTGAAACGATATTGCGAGACAAACCGCATGACGTCTTTGATTTTGGGCGGCGCCGCTTTGTCGACGATGGCCCAACTCCAGATTTCCATTTTGTTTGGACCGCGCGGCTGCCAGACGCGAATCGTGCGCGTCAGCCAGTGCACCGAGAGATTGGGAAACACCGTTCCCGCCGACGGCGAGATTTTTTTCGCGCGCACTTCGCCAAGCCGGCTTTCGATCTCACTCGCGTGCTCTTTCATGTAGTCGACCAGCTGATCGTCCGGCTGCGCAAACCACGGCCCGCCGTCGGGCGGCGTTAACCACGACACGAGAATATGGCCGTTGCCGGCGGCGATCTGGCAGCCCTTGTTCCATTGGCGTGTCTGCGACGTCGTCGTGTCGATGCCCAGCTCGCGCGCTGAACCGTGCGTCGAGCCGATGTGATAGCCATCGCCGCCGAAGTTTTCCGCTGCGGTTTTCCAATTGGCGTCGAGCACCCAGCGGTGCGGCCCGCTCACTTCCGTGCCGCCTTCACGCCGGTCGAGCAGGATATCGAGATACCAAGTCATGTTGCCCAAATATTCGCGCAGCGGCGGCGCGTCGGCATCGAAGGTTGCGAAGATCAGTCCTTTATAGCTGTCGATCTGCGCGACAGGAATTAGACCGAACTTGTCCCGCTCAAGATTGCGGAACGACTCGAGCATCGGCACGATGGCAAGCTTGCCGTCGGTGGTGTAGGCCCAGCCATGATAGGAGCAAGTGAAGACTTTCGTGTTGCCCCGGTCAGCGCGGCAGACGCGGTTGCCGCGGTGGCGGCAGAGATTGAGCAGCGCGCGCAGTTGGCCGTTCAAATCGCGGCACAGAATCACCGGCTCCTCGCCCATGTAGCGCGTGACGAAATCGCCGGGGTTAGGAATCTCGCACTCGTGGCCGAGATAGAGCCAGCAGCGCGTGAAAACTTTCTCGCGCTCGAGGTCGTAAATCTCGCGATCGGCAAATATGCGCCGATCGAGCAAGCCTGCTTCTGGATCGACGAGAGATTTGATGTCCATGGATTAATCCTCGCTTCGTGCTGCCAGTTAATAAATCACGTCGTTGGCTGTCAAGCTATCCCAATCCGGTTCTCGCCCCCGCCTCGGGGTAGAGCCAGA
Above is a genomic segment from Deltaproteobacteria bacterium containing:
- a CDS encoding c-type cytochrome; translated protein: MTELAARVRFLHLVASVLLVGRFAFACFILRGYPSLALVTQHEKLQARLTAFYLTIAFITHLAALILQASLVNATDVQAVLSFVTSTRYGSVWLTRLILLCLLALVGRLAGGKTAAALLLSAAHLATLSLSGHAAAAEGSAFALQTSADALHLLATGIWLGGLLPLAHLLSRASAADDDKAFSLLQTSVQRFSNWALLCAVLIVVTGSANAWNLVGGFPQLFGSEYGRLLLGKLALLLPLLAVAARNLRRVKPSLSAPIASNGQFIESVLRLRRNVLLETTLGMAILLIVGHLGVTPPARHVQPDWPFPFRWDWSVLDKSAKARAEFDRGVVWAVVGAGALLCPLLRRRRRTVTTLIGVSALGYAGYVVNDLVVIDAYPTTYKRPGVSYNAISVANGGALYHESGCVSCHGVNGYGDGPNAQDLNPKPVDLTAAHANAHTAGDLYWWLSYGVKPTSAMPGFSESLSEEERWDLINYLRALSSSKRARGLAPLIEEKPWLVAPDFAYTTDKGESRTLRDHRGNKIVLLVLLNLPSAERRLRELAIAMPQLSATGVEVVVVPNSIDRQFVTGKLPGAIVDEGIREIGETYKLFARSFTVEDIAAVAPHVEYLVDKQGYVRARWLPSEGEGWRKLELLMKQIDALQQEKPSAPAPDEHVH
- a CDS encoding extracellular solute-binding protein, with product MHLLLSSTRLGFVSALFIFMACPSGSSAGQAPVSSQATWEKLVQAAEKEGEVRVYATNSVGNLPIIWQTFQKRFPKIKLTPVTPGRGNEVILLLSSERRAGKYLADVLLANPRAVYRDFHGKAKVLAPLPPILVHPEVRASHWWQGKHWYNDEEGAHVFIYESSIFGPNLYYNTKLVDPKEIKSTWDVLQPKWKGKMLAFDIVGSGQTGSTALTLLYHNPDVGPKFLERLYGEMDTTLFRNLQQGTDWLAAGKFSFCLLCRDVQRAAEQGLPVAELDPYQLKEKVGIGAGSGALGMLKDAPHPNAAAVFINWYLSREGQIAYKQANMDEDDRASLREDLPAELVAPAARRRKGVEYIFINRPEWVDFQPISDLIRKATGK
- a CDS encoding aromatic-ring-hydroxylating dioxygenase subunit beta, with amino-acid sequence MDSELRHQVEDFYYLEAELLDDRKLREWFALLTEDIRYWMPIRHNTLERPSDVTQELSAPGEGYYFDDDIKALKIRVERAYSKIAWAEVPPSRTRHLITNVRIKKDDGKELEVHSNFMCYRTRMESDKDMFVGTRQDLLRRAGGSFKIARRTIILDQAVLDAKNISVFL
- a CDS encoding Rieske 2Fe-2S domain-containing protein, producing MDIKSLVDPEAGLLDRRIFADREIYDLEREKVFTRCWLYLGHECEIPNPGDFVTRYMGEEPVILCRDLNGQLRALLNLCRHRGNRVCRADRGNTKVFTCSYHGWAYTTDGKLAIVPMLESFRNLERDKFGLIPVAQIDSYKGLIFATFDADAPPLREYLGNMTWYLDILLDRREGGTEVSGPHRWVLDANWKTAAENFGGDGYHIGSTHGSARELGIDTTTSQTRQWNKGCQIAAGNGHILVSWLTPPDGGPWFAQPDDQLVDYMKEHASEIESRLGEVRAKKISPSAGTVFPNLSVHWLTRTIRVWQPRGPNKMEIWSWAIVDKAAPPKIKDVMRFVSQYRFSPSGVFEQDDMDNWIQVTGAARSLIGQRYPANYQMSGNEPPVEIDLPGKTMSRFSDNNQLSLYMHWAKVLQAKSWNEIMDGRHG